One Theropithecus gelada isolate Dixy chromosome 18, Tgel_1.0, whole genome shotgun sequence DNA segment encodes these proteins:
- the LOC112611700 gene encoding uncharacterized protein LOC112611700 produces the protein LGIQFYGQAIKLARKLKLLFSTLYCSTLYPPNVKALEGQRDKRDGPFRTGAHVWLER, from the coding sequence TTAGGTATACAATTTTATGGCCAAGCAATAAAATTGGCAAGAAAACTGAAGTTATTGTTCAGCACTTTGTATTGTTCTACTCTGTACCCACCAAATGTCAAAGCACTGGAAGGACAGAGGGATAAGAGGGATGGCCCTTTCAGGACGGGAGCCCATGTCTGGCTGGAGAGATAA